The Crocosphaera subtropica ATCC 51142 genome includes a window with the following:
- a CDS encoding ion channel, with protein sequence MKTVLFFSKRFFKIARRRKPLQQVDLLHSARSDLYHWLLALSWQKFLLLTTIFYLVTNIIFATAYLTAGDGIANAKPGSFKDAFFFSIQTLSTVGYGSMYPETIYAQILVTIEVWTGLLLLAILTGLMFARFSRPTARVLFSKVAVICPFNGVPTLMFRTANQRENQILEAQIQVSLVRNEISSEGHFMRRFYDLNLLRSQTPIFGLSWQVMHPIDKNSPLFGTSADILAQENAELWVTLTGLDETFSQTIHARYLYSYQDILWDMKLVDIFLQASDGKYYIDINRFHDVIAFYPKEVNSRVKTSRVADQ encoded by the coding sequence ATGAAAACAGTATTATTTTTTAGTAAACGTTTTTTTAAGATAGCAAGGAGAAGAAAACCTTTACAACAAGTCGACTTATTACATTCTGCAAGAAGCGATTTATATCATTGGTTATTAGCCTTATCTTGGCAAAAATTTCTCTTATTAACCACTATTTTTTATTTAGTTACTAATATTATCTTTGCTACTGCTTATTTAACCGCAGGAGATGGAATTGCTAATGCTAAGCCAGGATCATTTAAAGATGCCTTTTTCTTTAGTATTCAAACCTTATCCACTGTGGGATATGGTTCGATGTATCCTGAAACTATCTATGCTCAAATTTTAGTAACGATAGAAGTATGGACAGGATTATTATTACTTGCTATTTTAACCGGGTTAATGTTTGCTCGTTTCTCTCGTCCTACCGCAAGGGTTTTATTTAGTAAAGTAGCAGTTATTTGTCCATTTAATGGAGTTCCTACTCTCATGTTTCGTACCGCAAATCAACGAGAAAATCAAATTTTAGAAGCACAAATACAAGTTAGTTTAGTGCGTAACGAAATCAGTAGTGAAGGTCATTTCATGCGCCGTTTTTATGATCTAAATTTATTGCGATCGCAGACTCCTATTTTTGGCTTAAGTTGGCAAGTAATGCACCCCATTGATAAAAATAGTCCACTTTTTGGTACATCAGCCGATATTTTAGCTCAAGAAAATGCAGAACTTTGGGTAACATTAACAGGTTTAGATGAAACCTTTTCTCAAACCATCCATGCTCGTTATTTATACAGCTATCAAGACATTTTATGGGATATGAAATTGGTTGATATTTTCTTACAAGCTTCCGATGGTAAGTATTATATTGATATTAATCGTTTTCATGATGTGATTGCTTTCTATCCCAAAGAAGTTAATTCCAGGGTTAAAACCTCCCGTGTGGCTGATCAATGA
- a CDS encoding glycosyltransferase family 39 protein, translated as MSSIALLIVYLILAIIIVPIIVPIKEEFQFNFDEGIETMRALLYMKGFLPHQEIWSDHPFLFTQFLSVWLTIFGKSILWARLLTISFSALLIWFLFETIRLDLGIFPAFIGSLSLAASSGFIRFSSAVMIGIPALSFTIISIYFLFIYKHHKKNYLLALSGVFFALALQIKFLTVFLIPMNLMLIIISHKKPVEEDLKITRKIINSVSIWLVSFTIIFLSLSFFFHALSYEQLLGTHFGSEVKTAFSTKNGFKFLSQVIINKDFDLFYLAILGVCVVFIKRKWEGLFPVAWLGTATLLLINHQPVWPHHYCLIAIPMAWLAAYGSVPCVNLFKHRQYLLKPKKMKIHNYMLGIISLGLMIFLLINLKPKVARDIPSLQQDYSSQFAVVNRLADKRNSTKWLFTDVPIYGFYADLVVPPEIAVFSTKRIKTKQLTQEQVYELLLKYQPEQILIGRFKGFFYTSSHINSYINQFYVKSDDISVADHYVIKSLK; from the coding sequence TTGAGTTCTATTGCTCTGCTAATAGTGTATCTCATCCTGGCAATCATTATTGTTCCGATAATTGTTCCCATTAAAGAGGAATTTCAATTTAATTTTGATGAAGGAATTGAAACCATGAGGGCTTTATTGTATATGAAAGGGTTTTTACCTCATCAAGAAATTTGGAGTGATCATCCTTTTTTATTTACTCAATTTCTTTCAGTGTGGTTGACCATATTTGGAAAATCTATTTTGTGGGCTCGTCTTTTAACTATAAGTTTTTCTGCTTTACTGATCTGGTTTTTGTTTGAGACTATTCGCCTTGATTTAGGTATTTTTCCAGCTTTTATTGGCTCTTTATCTTTGGCTGCTTCGTCAGGATTTATTAGGTTTAGTAGTGCTGTTATGATCGGTATTCCAGCTTTATCTTTCACTATCATTTCTATATATTTTTTGTTTATTTATAAACATCACAAAAAGAACTATTTATTGGCTCTTTCGGGTGTTTTTTTTGCCTTAGCTTTACAAATTAAGTTCTTAACTGTATTTTTGATACCTATGAACTTAATGCTAATTATAATCAGTCATAAAAAACCTGTTGAAGAAGATTTGAAAATAACTAGAAAGATAATTAATTCTGTTTCAATTTGGCTTGTATCTTTTACAATTATCTTTTTAAGCTTATCTTTCTTTTTTCATGCCTTAAGCTATGAACAGCTTTTGGGAACTCACTTTGGTAGTGAAGTTAAAACAGCCTTTTCTACTAAGAATGGTTTTAAATTTTTAAGCCAGGTTATTATAAATAAGGATTTTGATTTATTCTATTTGGCTATTTTAGGCGTATGCGTCGTTTTTATCAAACGTAAATGGGAAGGTTTATTTCCAGTTGCTTGGTTAGGAACGGCAACTTTACTACTTATTAATCATCAACCAGTGTGGCCCCATCACTATTGTTTAATTGCTATTCCTATGGCTTGGTTAGCAGCTTATGGTTCTGTTCCCTGTGTTAATTTGTTTAAACATCGTCAATATTTACTTAAGCCTAAAAAAATGAAAATTCATAATTATATGTTAGGAATTATTTCATTGGGGCTAATGATTTTTTTATTAATCAACCTTAAACCTAAAGTTGCGAGAGATATTCCCAGTCTTCAACAAGATTATAGTTCACAATTTGCAGTTGTTAATCGTCTTGCTGACAAGAGAAATTCAACAAAATGGCTATTCACAGATGTTCCTATTTATGGCTTTTATGCTGATTTAGTGGTTCCCCCAGAAATTGCTGTTTTTTCTACTAAACGAATTAAAACAAAACAACTCACTCAAGAGCAAGTATACGAATTATTGCTAAAGTATCAACCTGAGCAAATTTTAATTGGTCGATTTAAAGGTTTCTTTTATACATCTAGTCATATTAATTCCTATATCAATCAATTTTATGTGAAAAGCGATGATATTTCTGTTGCTGATCACTATGTTATAAAATCTCTGAAATGA
- a CDS encoding PEP-CTERM sorting domain-containing protein has translation MKLITQVLTSCCSAMIFFLINPEIAFGTLLTQTQRFINTENNVGEDLFEQFDQTLGILQDVRLTYNFDYTAIYNCPNQTGCSINYSRGLDFYFPNSDSIGDGEVTDRRSNSIGPVTVAGNGIDSVFININNIGREISLLDFDLPLSIFIGTGRVGEVIGSSTFSIGNGGSIINQVFLNDLTLSYDYIPLPDSEPIPTQVPEPSFTSALLLGIVSLGIAIRRSVK, from the coding sequence ATGAAATTAATAACTCAAGTTTTAACTTCTTGTTGCAGTGCTATGATTTTCTTTTTGATTAATCCAGAAATTGCTTTTGGTACATTACTAACTCAAACTCAAAGATTTATTAATACTGAGAATAATGTCGGTGAAGATTTGTTTGAGCAGTTTGATCAAACTTTAGGAATTTTGCAGGATGTTCGTTTAACATATAATTTTGACTATACGGCTATTTATAATTGTCCCAACCAGACTGGTTGTTCAATTAACTATTCAAGAGGATTGGATTTTTATTTTCCTAACTCTGATTCTATCGGTGATGGAGAAGTTACTGATAGACGATCTAATTCTATTGGCCCTGTAACAGTTGCTGGAAATGGAATTGATAGTGTATTTATAAACATAAATAATATTGGTCGAGAAATCAGTCTGCTTGATTTTGATCTTCCTCTTTCTATTTTTATTGGTACAGGAAGAGTGGGTGAAGTTATTGGTAGTTCAACTTTTTCTATTGGTAATGGTGGCTCGATTATCAATCAAGTTTTTCTCAATGATCTTACTCTTTCTTATGATTATATACCCTTACCTGACTCTGAACCTATTCCCACTCAAGTTCCTGAGCCTAGTTTTACGTCTGCATTATTGTTGGGAATAGTTAGCTTAGGTATAGCAATTCGCCGTTCAGTTAAGTAA
- a CDS encoding 4Fe-4S single cluster domain-containing protein, translated as MTSKNPVNPYLSLNEIPPGYLNLMGYVDESEVNGPGYRAVLWVQGCLRECPGCFNPDSWSFEMNQLIAVNTLVEKISSHPRNEGVTFSGGEPFWQAQALAELARKVKAKGLNVMSFTGFTLEQLQSEDAPAGSQDLLAQLDILIDGPYIRSLAINSPDSPVSSRNQRVHVFNSALKNRINWASDQTEVHILKDGRRIVTGYLGQLLLSD; from the coding sequence ATGACTTCCAAAAACCCAGTCAATCCTTATTTGAGTTTAAACGAAATTCCCCCCGGATATCTTAACCTCATGGGTTATGTCGATGAATCAGAAGTAAACGGTCCTGGATATCGTGCAGTTCTCTGGGTGCAGGGATGTTTGCGAGAGTGTCCAGGTTGTTTTAATCCTGACTCATGGTCTTTTGAAATGAATCAGTTAATAGCGGTGAATACATTAGTTGAGAAAATATCGAGTCATCCTCGCAATGAGGGGGTTACTTTTTCAGGAGGAGAACCTTTTTGGCAAGCTCAAGCTTTAGCAGAGTTAGCTCGTAAAGTTAAAGCAAAAGGTCTTAATGTCATGTCATTTACTGGATTTACGTTAGAGCAATTGCAATCTGAAGATGCCCCTGCTGGCTCTCAGGATTTATTGGCGCAACTCGATATTCTCATTGATGGTCCTTATATTCGCTCTCTTGCCATCAATTCTCCCGATTCTCCTGTTTCTTCTCGCAATCAGCGAGTCCATGTCTTTAATTCAGCCTTAAAGAACCGAATCAATTGGGCTAGTGACCAAACTGAGGTTCACATTCTTAAAGATGGTCGTCGTATTGTTACAGGCTATCTTGGTCAGTTGCTCTTATCCGATTAG
- a CDS encoding M48 family metallopeptidase: MSSYPGLSSEAFRHPLDKQAEQTLRSVPGFDIVASSFMEYLYERPQQISLMGNSIKVGPRQYGTLYGIFRETVYDLDINPEPLIYVSQNPIANAYSLGKQQPYIVLNAGLLDLSDEIELRTVIAHELGHIKCDHSLLIQMAIWAMGAASLFGELTLGLGNIISSGLIFAFYEWRRKAELSADRAALLVIDDPEPIFRMMMKMAGGSHKYAHECHLDEFLKQADKYRELDEDDLNQLYKFLIYNGGNGVFLSHPFPVDRVHYLQNWANSNDYQNIRQGNYKTSQKSEAVTVDQTEEAENLRKQIEELQKEIQRIKNQNKNQD; this comes from the coding sequence ATGTCTAGTTATCCTGGACTTTCAAGCGAAGCGTTTCGTCATCCCTTAGATAAACAAGCAGAACAAACTTTAAGAAGTGTTCCTGGGTTTGATATTGTTGCTAGTAGCTTCATGGAGTATCTTTATGAAAGACCTCAGCAAATTTCTTTAATGGGAAATAGTATTAAAGTCGGTCCCCGTCAATATGGAACTTTATATGGTATTTTCAGAGAAACAGTTTATGATTTAGATATTAATCCTGAACCCTTAATTTATGTTAGTCAAAACCCGATTGCTAATGCTTATTCTTTGGGTAAACAACAGCCTTATATTGTTTTAAATGCTGGTTTATTAGACTTATCTGATGAAATCGAATTGAGAACCGTCATTGCCCATGAATTAGGTCATATAAAATGTGATCATAGTTTATTAATTCAAATGGCAATTTGGGCGATGGGTGCAGCTTCTTTATTTGGAGAATTAACTTTAGGCTTAGGTAATATTATTAGTAGTGGTTTGATTTTTGCTTTTTATGAATGGCGAAGAAAGGCAGAATTATCGGCTGATAGGGCTGCTTTATTAGTCATTGATGATCCTGAACCCATTTTTAGGATGATGATGAAAATGGCTGGAGGAAGTCATAAATATGCCCATGAATGTCATTTAGATGAGTTCTTAAAACAGGCAGATAAGTATCGGGAATTAGATGAAGATGATCTCAATCAACTTTATAAATTTCTGATTTATAATGGAGGTAATGGAGTATTTTTAAGTCATCCTTTTCCAGTTGATCGAGTCCATTATTTACAAAATTGGGCGAATTCTAATGACTATCAAAATATTCGTCAAGGAAATTATAAAACATCTCAAAAAAGTGAGGCTGTAACAGTTGATCAGACTGAGGAAGCAGAAAACTTAAGGAAACAAATTGAAGAATTACAAAAAGAGATTCAACGAATTAAAAATCAAAACAAAAATCAAGATTAA
- a CDS encoding choice-of-anchor Q domain-containing protein translates to MATFLVTTLIDENDGGFGGTGLSLREAIILANSNNDAENTITLLPSIHTLSLAGIFENASETGDLDILSGGMGKVLNIVGTNANQTIIDAQGSDRIFEVHSGATLNLSGVTLTGGVIRADLGNGGIAEIINQDEIFEDLGGGAILIQENGSLNLDNSTIFNNLTELNGSFTLFGNSTTPDPGGGGINNRGTTIIRNSTILGNTASLVDFGGGISNQGTLNISNSTISGNTTAFNENGGIFNRGVATIANSTFSGNTGGIENFGNFATLTLSNSIVANSIQGEDIKTNNGQITTEGVNLIEDGSLTGVNIINADPRLAPLANNGGFTQTHGLLFDSPAINASDSGLDTDQRGVSRPQGSAFDLGAFEFNQPNLVVDTLNDEFDGDLSVGDVSLREALFFTPNNGMINFASELSGGTITLALGQLTINRSLNIVGLGANNLTIDANNNSRVFNIDNNNNLSQILVRLEGLTITGGNVTGLGGGILNRENLTVVNSHITENVALGSTTGTGEGGGINNDGGMLRVENSTLSNNRSTRFSGAIDNDRGTATILNSTISGNSSNLFGGIATNQGTTTISNSTITNNDGNGSGNGLFNGSGSTTTLTSSIVAGNGNNSDVGSLVSFTSGGNNLIGNGTGATGFTHGVNGDVVGTSENPINPKLGELRDNGGSTPTHDLLTRSLAFNNGSNPLNLSNDQRGIDREIGQTDIGAVEDNSVIFVTNTNDNGVGSLRQAIINANARNGTDIILFADNLAGATINLTSGGLNITDDIYIQGLGANQLKINGNNSFRIFNINDGNNSQNLAVIVEGLTLENGRSNNGGAIFNRENLTLLNTALNNNVATRNGAGIFNQGNLSLFNSTLANNQASNLGGGIFNGNGTIKLINTTLSGNSAINDGGAILSNRGTVELLNATIANNTANNIGGVASRNGATIRVGNSLIATNNGNTNDRDIGGSGFSSLGHNLIGNGNNTAGFSNGVKGDLVGSSSNVLAPLIAPLADNGGETLTHALILGSRAINGGNAAILPSDSEDLDQDGNLIESLPLDQREFARIQNDFLDIGALESNLDNRSLVSLQATNTTIAENSQEIAIYTLTRTNPFEALTVNLSLDPVNTAVFNEDYTLVLNGVEIAPINGNFSLTFAQGETTLTLNLIPINETLSEDSESITLNLASSSQYLIDSANNTATVTITDTDVATGTPVTAPPLHTVDVGFNSIPTFIDENNDGDLDFFVGAGDGTVAVAHNQGSATDPDFANPIIIRDVGNDSAPTFADIDGDGDQDLFVGDTFGRIHYYRNRGSVNGASFDPPVINPFGIGGNGGLAKPDLADIDGDGDHDLFVGNATGNILFYRNTGTRTNPIFTRSNDNPFGLVAVVGSAAPHFVDVGNDGDFDAFIGASDGITRYFENIGTPTNPNFIEGSLSLPAVDNNATPFLADINGDGLLDGFIGSDNGTIRFVNGVVQGGNYPVPVYLGDGTIILGGFRGVGTENNPILNSNIVDELHFFGEGLTADNLLLTQEGEDLRVHFESIQETEVILRSFDLENFDNLGNGIGNILFDGEIEIQDSFDVFDSNSRQNRVFNRNTVTFLNDLDNKVRGFHNSDDVINAQGGNDLIRGLSGDDLLRGGGGNDTLIGNRGDDILVGGVGSDVLLGGRGEDIFRFGDDIFQDGLSDRDVIRGFQRGDSFDFSEYLQVGGQISFTRHQRTLMVNLSNEDSVIVRGDLDAAEQELLTLSAPISVVV, encoded by the coding sequence ATGGCTACTTTTTTGGTTACAACATTAATTGATGAAAATGATGGCGGTTTTGGAGGAACAGGACTTTCTTTGCGAGAAGCGATTATTCTAGCTAATAGCAATAATGATGCTGAAAATACCATTACTCTTTTACCCAGTATTCACACGCTGAGTCTTGCAGGTATCTTTGAAAATGCGTCTGAAACGGGAGATTTAGATATTCTTTCGGGAGGTATGGGTAAAGTCTTAAATATTGTTGGTACAAATGCAAATCAAACCATTATCGATGCTCAAGGAAGCGATCGCATTTTTGAGGTACATTCAGGAGCAACCTTAAATCTTTCGGGTGTTACCTTGACGGGTGGTGTCATTCGGGCAGATTTAGGTAATGGAGGAATTGCAGAAATTATTAACCAAGACGAGATATTTGAAGACTTAGGCGGTGGTGCTATATTAATTCAAGAAAATGGCAGCTTAAACTTAGATAACAGTACAATTTTTAATAATTTAACTGAATTAAATGGTTCATTTACTCTTTTTGGCAACTCAACGACCCCTGATCCTGGTGGGGGTGGCATCAACAACCGAGGAACGACCATTATCCGTAATAGCACGATTTTAGGAAATACGGCATCTCTTGTGGATTTTGGAGGGGGAATTTCTAATCAAGGGACACTTAATATCAGTAATAGCACGATTTCGGGCAATACAACGGCTTTTAATGAAAATGGGGGGATTTTCAACCGAGGAGTGGCTACCATCGCCAATAGCACGTTTTCAGGTAATACGGGGGGAATTGAGAATTTTGGTAACTTTGCTACCCTCACCCTGAGTAATAGTATCGTTGCAAATAGTATACAAGGAGAAGATATTAAGACTAATAACGGACAAATTACGACAGAAGGGGTTAATTTAATCGAAGATGGCAGTTTAACGGGAGTTAATATTATCAATGCCGATCCTCGTTTGGCACCTTTGGCAAATAATGGCGGATTCACTCAAACTCATGGGTTATTGTTCGATAGTCCCGCAATTAATGCCTCTGATTCGGGTTTAGACACAGATCAACGAGGTGTCTCTCGTCCTCAAGGTTCTGCTTTTGATTTAGGCGCATTTGAGTTTAATCAGCCAAATTTAGTAGTAGATACCCTTAATGATGAATTTGATGGAGATTTATCTGTAGGAGATGTATCTTTACGGGAAGCACTCTTTTTTACGCCAAATAACGGTATGATCAATTTTGCTTCTGAGTTAAGTGGGGGTACGATTACCCTAGCATTAGGACAGCTAACTATTAATCGTTCGCTCAATATCGTCGGGTTAGGTGCAAATAACCTGACGATTGATGCTAATAATAACTCCCGTGTTTTTAATATCGATAATAATAATAATTTATCTCAAATTCTTGTTCGTCTTGAAGGATTAACCATTACAGGAGGCAATGTCACAGGGTTAGGAGGCGGTATCCTCAACCGTGAAAATCTAACGGTGGTTAATAGTCATATTACGGAAAATGTTGCTCTTGGTTCAACAACAGGCACAGGAGAAGGTGGAGGGATTAATAATGATGGTGGGATGTTACGAGTTGAAAATAGTACCCTAAGTAATAATAGATCAACTCGCTTCAGTGGGGCAATTGATAACGATCGCGGTACGGCAACTATCCTCAATAGCACGATTTCTGGTAACAGTTCTAACCTTTTCGGTGGCATTGCGACTAACCAAGGTACAACTACCATCAGCAACAGTACCATTACCAATAATGACGGAAATGGCTCAGGTAATGGTTTATTTAACGGTTCAGGTAGTACCACCACCCTCACTAGCAGTATTGTCGCAGGGAATGGCAATAATAGCGATGTCGGAAGTCTCGTGTCTTTTACCAGTGGGGGAAATAATCTCATTGGCAATGGAACCGGAGCAACAGGTTTCACTCACGGTGTTAACGGGGATGTTGTGGGGACATCTGAGAATCCAATTAACCCAAAATTAGGAGAATTAAGAGATAATGGCGGATCTACCCCGACTCATGACCTATTAACTCGTAGTTTAGCCTTTAATAACGGTAGTAATCCCTTAAACTTAAGCAATGATCAACGGGGAATTGATCGAGAAATTGGACAAACGGATATTGGTGCAGTAGAAGATAATTCAGTCATTTTCGTCACGAATACGAATGATAATGGCGTAGGTTCTCTCCGACAAGCAATTATTAATGCAAACGCCAGAAATGGAACAGATATCATTCTTTTTGCCGATAATTTAGCTGGTGCAACCATTAACTTAACCAGTGGAGGCTTAAATATTACAGATGATATCTATATTCAAGGATTAGGGGCAAATCAGCTAAAAATTAACGGAAATAATAGCTTTCGCATTTTTAATATCAATGACGGTAATAATAGCCAAAATTTAGCGGTAATTGTTGAAGGATTAACCCTTGAAAATGGACGGAGTAACAATGGAGGAGCAATTTTTAATCGAGAAAATCTCACCTTGCTCAATACTGCCTTGAATAATAACGTTGCGACTCGTAATGGAGCAGGCATTTTTAACCAGGGAAATCTTAGCCTTTTTAATAGTACCTTGGCAAATAATCAAGCAAGTAATCTAGGCGGAGGGATTTTTAATGGAAATGGCACAATAAAGCTAATAAATACCACGTTATCGGGTAATTCTGCCATTAATGATGGGGGTGCTATTCTCAGTAATCGAGGAACGGTAGAATTATTGAATGCAACCATCGCTAATAATACCGCTAATAATATCGGGGGAGTTGCCAGCCGAAACGGTGCAACCATTAGAGTAGGAAACAGTTTAATTGCGACGAATAACGGCAATACCAATGATAGAGATATCGGTGGCTCAGGTTTTAGCAGTTTAGGGCATAATTTAATTGGAAATGGTAATAATACCGCAGGTTTTAGCAATGGGGTTAAGGGTGACTTAGTGGGTTCATCATCCAATGTTCTTGCTCCCTTGATTGCACCTTTAGCCGATAATGGAGGAGAAACTTTAACCCATGCCTTAATCTTAGGAAGTCGTGCTATTAATGGGGGAAATGCTGCTATTTTACCCAGTGATTCGGAAGATTTAGACCAAGATGGCAACTTAATCGAATCTTTGCCCTTAGATCAGCGAGAATTTGCCCGTATTCAAAATGATTTCCTTGATATTGGGGCATTAGAATCAAATCTGGATAATCGTTCTTTGGTCAGTTTACAAGCAACCAATACCACAATAGCGGAAAATAGTCAAGAAATTGCAATTTACACCCTAACTCGTACCAATCCTTTTGAAGCATTAACCGTCAATTTAAGCTTAGATCCAGTCAATACTGCTGTTTTTAATGAAGATTATACCTTAGTTCTTAACGGGGTAGAAATTGCGCCCATTAACGGCAATTTTAGCTTAACCTTTGCCCAAGGTGAAACCACCTTAACCCTAAATCTCATTCCTATTAATGAAACCCTTAGCGAAGATTCTGAAAGCATAACCCTAAATTTAGCGTCTTCTAGTCAGTATTTAATTGATTCTGCCAATAATACCGCGACCGTCACCATTACTGATACTGATGTCGCCACAGGGACACCTGTCACTGCGCCTCCTCTCCATACTGTTGATGTCGGTTTTAACAGTATTCCTACCTTTATCGACGAAAATAATGACGGTGATCTCGATTTCTTTGTTGGAGCAGGTGATGGCACTGTTGCAGTCGCTCATAATCAAGGTAGCGCAACAGATCCCGACTTTGCCAATCCGATTATTATTCGAGATGTGGGAAACGACAGCGCACCCACCTTTGCAGATATTGATGGGGACGGTGATCAAGATTTATTCGTTGGGGACACCTTTGGGCGAATTCACTATTATCGTAACCGAGGAAGCGTCAATGGGGCGAGTTTTGACCCTCCTGTGATAAATCCTTTTGGTATCGGTGGAAATGGCGGTTTAGCAAAGCCAGACTTAGCAGATATTGATGGAGATGGGGATCACGACTTATTTGTCGGGAATGCGACAGGAAATATCTTATTCTATCGGAATACAGGCACTCGGACGAATCCCATTTTTACCCGTAGTAATGATAATCCCTTTGGCTTAGTTGCGGTTGTGGGTTCGGCAGCCCCTCACTTTGTTGATGTGGGCAACGATGGTGATTTTGATGCGTTTATTGGGGCATCTGACGGTATCACTCGTTATTTTGAGAATATTGGCACCCCAACTAATCCTAACTTTATTGAGGGTTCTCTTTCTTTACCTGCTGTGGATAATAATGCGACTCCCTTTTTGGCTGATATCAATGGTGATGGTTTGCTTGATGGGTTTATCGGTTCAGATAATGGTACGATTCGCTTTGTTAATGGGGTGGTTCAAGGGGGAAATTATCCTGTTCCTGTTTATTTAGGGGATGGAACGATTATTTTAGGGGGTTTTCGAGGGGTCGGGACAGAAAATAACCCGATATTGAATTCTAATATTGTCGATGAATTACATTTTTTTGGGGAAGGGTTAACCGCAGACAATCTCTTATTAACCCAGGAAGGGGAAGACTTGAGGGTTCACTTTGAGAGTATTCAGGAGACAGAGGTTATTTTAAGAAGCTTTGACCTGGAAAATTTTGATAATTTAGGTAATGGTATCGGAAATATTCTCTTTGACGGTGAGATAGAGATTCAAGATAGTTTTGATGTTTTTGATAGCAATTCCCGACAAAATCGGGTTTTTAACCGCAATACCGTGACCTTTCTCAATGATTTAGATAACAAGGTTCGAGGTTTTCATAACTCTGATGATGTTATTAATGCACAAGGGGGAAATGACCTCATTAGAGGACTTAGTGGAGATGATTTGCTACGGGGTGGTGGCGGAAATGATACTCTTATAGGAAATCGAGGTGATGATATCCTTGTGGGTGGAGTCGGTAGCGATGTTTTGCTTGGGGGTCGTGGCGAGGATATCTTTCGTTTTGGGGATGATATCTTTCAAGACGGACTGTCCGATAGAGATGTTATTCGAGGCTTTCAAAGGGGTGATTCCTTCGATTTTAGTGAATACCTACAAGTTGGCGGACAAATTAGCTTTACTCGTCATCAACGCACTTTAATGGTTAATCTCAGTAATGAGGATTCAGTGATTGTTAGGGGTGATCTTGATGCTGCCGAACAGGAACTTTTAACACTCAGTGCCCCTATCAGTGTAGTCGTTTAA